One genomic segment of Trichococcus shcherbakoviae includes these proteins:
- a CDS encoding ABC transporter ATP-binding protein, whose amino-acid sequence MCSLKVEEVQIKYDKQIIVKNISVTIAPQKITTIIGPNGCGKSTLLKAMSRILTCSSGDILLDGVSIFTMDTKRLAKRIAILLQRQENLSGITVEEIVSYGRFPHRKGLRGLGSEDKEIIDWAIKKTQIDELRHRYIDELSGGQRQRVWLAMALAQKTDIIFLDEPTTYLDISYQLEILELLKKLNEEEGYTIVMVLHDINQASLYSDHIVALADGKVVCQGAADKVITAANIASIFNIRPTIQPDAKTNKPVIIGYELINRGE is encoded by the coding sequence ATGTGCAGCCTGAAAGTTGAGGAGGTGCAAATCAAGTACGACAAGCAGATCATTGTGAAAAATATCTCAGTCACTATCGCACCACAGAAAATCACAACAATCATCGGGCCGAACGGTTGCGGAAAATCGACCTTATTGAAGGCGATGTCGCGTATCCTGACTTGCTCGAGCGGCGACATTCTGCTGGACGGTGTTTCGATTTTTACGATGGATACGAAACGGTTGGCGAAACGGATTGCAATCCTGCTGCAGCGTCAGGAAAACCTTTCCGGCATCACGGTTGAAGAGATCGTTTCGTACGGCAGGTTCCCACACCGGAAAGGCTTGAGGGGATTGGGCAGCGAGGACAAGGAAATCATCGACTGGGCCATCAAGAAGACGCAAATCGACGAGCTGCGTCACCGCTATATCGATGAACTGTCAGGCGGGCAGCGGCAACGGGTCTGGCTGGCGATGGCGTTGGCGCAAAAAACCGACATAATCTTTTTGGATGAACCGACGACCTATCTGGACATCAGTTACCAACTGGAAATTTTGGAACTACTGAAGAAACTGAATGAAGAGGAAGGTTATACGATCGTGATGGTGCTGCACGACATCAATCAGGCTTCGCTCTATTCCGACCATATCGTGGCGCTAGCGGACGGCAAAGTCGTCTGTCAAGGTGCGGCGGATAAAGTGATCACCGCCGCGAATATAGCGTCCATCTTCAACATCCGTCCGACCATCCAGCCGGACGCAAAGACAAATAAACCCGTCATCATCGGATACGAATTGATAAATAGAGGAGAATGA
- a CDS encoding NAD(P)/FAD-dependent oxidoreductase: protein MNEVFDVTIIGGGPSGLYSAFYSGLRNLKTKLIESQPVLGGKVNLYPDKILWDVGGLTPITGKQFLSNCITQGLTFHPTVCLNTEVSLITKVAGVFDIRASNGDHHYTKAVILAYGSGIITPNRLAVDGAEQFERTNLHYIPTSLHAFRNKQVFLSGGGNTAIEQANELLSIANGVTLACRSNELRAHEHGVETFLNNGGKLLLETQIRSFRSNREGEIEAVSLSVSGEHRTVAADAVIVNHGFASKQAIAFGDAMELQFNENNFIEGSPDSTIGYPGIFAAGDAIAYSGKVNLLVGTFQDAVNAVNSVKQYLNPTAEKHAMVSSHNEAFAEKNKQYCV, encoded by the coding sequence TTGAACGAAGTATTTGACGTAACGATAATCGGTGGCGGGCCTTCGGGTCTGTACAGTGCTTTCTACAGCGGTTTGCGCAATCTGAAGACGAAGCTGATCGAATCCCAGCCCGTCCTTGGCGGCAAAGTCAACCTGTACCCAGACAAAATCTTATGGGATGTGGGCGGTCTGACACCGATCACCGGCAAACAGTTCCTTTCCAATTGCATCACGCAAGGCCTGACGTTCCATCCGACCGTATGTCTGAATACGGAAGTCAGCCTGATCACCAAAGTCGCGGGCGTTTTCGATATCCGCGCCAGCAATGGCGACCATCATTACACGAAAGCGGTGATCCTTGCATACGGCAGCGGCATCATCACACCGAACAGGCTGGCGGTCGACGGTGCGGAGCAGTTCGAACGGACCAATCTGCATTACATCCCGACCAGTCTTCATGCGTTCCGCAACAAACAGGTTTTCCTTTCGGGAGGCGGAAACACAGCGATCGAACAGGCGAACGAATTGCTGTCCATCGCAAACGGCGTAACCCTCGCTTGCCGCAGCAATGAACTGCGCGCACATGAACACGGCGTGGAGACCTTCCTCAACAACGGCGGCAAGCTGCTTCTGGAAACGCAGATCCGCTCCTTCCGTTCCAACCGCGAAGGCGAGATCGAAGCCGTTTCCCTTTCGGTCAGCGGTGAGCATCGGACTGTGGCTGCCGATGCGGTCATCGTCAACCACGGCTTCGCCAGCAAACAGGCGATTGCGTTCGGTGATGCAATGGAGCTGCAGTTCAACGAAAACAACTTCATCGAAGGCAGCCCCGACAGCACAATCGGCTACCCGGGCATCTTTGCGGCAGGTGACGCGATCGCCTACTCGGGCAAAGTCAATCTGCTGGTCGGCACCTTCCAGGACGCCGTGAATGCTGTGAACAGCGTCAAGCAATACCTGAACCCCACCGCTGAAAAGCACGCAATGGTGTCCTCTCACAACGAAGCATTCGCGGAGAAAAACAAACAGTACTGTGTGTAG
- a CDS encoding DUF2399 domain-containing protein encodes MKMIFLKMPVRKVLGVAKLDERLNEKLKAEAIRYFAGKPVMVICIKQIHKKYESFGCFTGTISKSLFKKVDTEPLLMFMGIAQWEWEKSKSIKISDFLRNYEQSKFEPIPFELVVESVSGKQLKTKQELAEDAETEYGSFLVEIGEIYPLFRVVFSRNRNTAYLGWFLKEPNACLAAFRNVAEALRNLPQEYTKLPVFAHRISGNPHAFDSSGLTGQLLFMMLYHKYAEAESAQAMNGFLSKAELENEIYGLFKIIKDDIMNFTAVNGLIAYRGEEPIAMWQDACLDRIPWNVPVRQLLDISWIRPGKGKQIFLIENSGVYSILLDAFPDCPMVCTNGQFRYAVWLLLERIPDEGITLYYSGDFDPEGLLMADTLKRRYGEKLQLIGMTTDHYLASKPVTEIDDKRLQKLKRVQAGELRGLADLMAEKKVAGYQEGILDALLDEIRILREG; translated from the coding sequence ATGAAGATGATCTTTTTGAAGATGCCAGTCCGGAAAGTGCTGGGGGTGGCCAAGCTGGATGAAAGGCTTAATGAGAAACTGAAGGCGGAAGCCATCCGCTATTTTGCGGGCAAACCAGTGATGGTCATCTGCATCAAACAGATCCATAAGAAATACGAGAGCTTCGGGTGCTTCACCGGCACGATCAGCAAGTCGCTGTTCAAAAAAGTCGATACAGAGCCGTTGCTGATGTTCATGGGCATTGCCCAATGGGAATGGGAAAAAAGCAAAAGCATCAAAATCAGTGACTTCCTTCGCAATTACGAGCAGAGTAAATTCGAGCCGATCCCTTTCGAGCTGGTTGTGGAGAGCGTAAGCGGCAAGCAGCTCAAAACGAAGCAGGAGCTCGCGGAAGATGCCGAAACGGAATACGGCTCTTTCCTGGTGGAGATTGGTGAGATTTATCCACTGTTCAGGGTGGTCTTCAGCCGCAACCGCAACACCGCATACTTGGGCTGGTTCCTGAAGGAGCCAAATGCTTGCTTGGCTGCCTTCAGGAACGTTGCGGAAGCCCTGAGGAATCTCCCGCAGGAATACACGAAATTACCGGTCTTCGCCCACCGCATCAGCGGCAATCCGCATGCTTTCGATTCGAGTGGTCTGACAGGACAGCTGCTTTTCATGATGTTGTATCATAAATATGCCGAAGCCGAGTCAGCCCAAGCGATGAACGGATTCTTGTCGAAAGCGGAACTGGAAAATGAAATCTACGGACTGTTCAAGATCATCAAGGATGACATCATGAATTTCACCGCCGTGAACGGGCTCATCGCCTATCGCGGGGAAGAGCCAATCGCCATGTGGCAGGATGCCTGTCTGGATCGGATCCCGTGGAATGTTCCGGTGCGCCAGCTTTTGGATATCTCATGGATCCGGCCCGGCAAAGGCAAACAGATTTTCCTGATCGAAAATTCAGGCGTGTATTCCATCTTGCTGGATGCTTTCCCGGACTGTCCGATGGTCTGCACGAATGGCCAGTTCCGCTATGCGGTCTGGCTGCTGTTGGAACGGATTCCGGATGAGGGGATCACCTTGTACTATTCCGGCGATTTCGATCCGGAAGGCTTGCTGATGGCGGATACGTTGAAACGACGGTATGGTGAAAAGCTTCAGTTGATCGGGATGACCACCGACCACTATTTGGCCTCAAAACCGGTAACGGAAATCGATGACAAAAGGCTGCAGAAGCTGAAGCGGGTTCAAGCGGGTGAGCTCCGCGGTCTGGCGGACCTGATGGCGGAAAAGAAAGTCGCCGGCTATCAGGAAGGGATTTTGGATGCGTTGCTGGATGAAATCAGGATTCTTCGCGAAGGTTAA
- a CDS encoding TIGR02680 family protein — MNKTNKWVMNRAGLVNFWYYDEQYFDFADGKLLLRGSNGSGKSVTMQSLLPTLLDGKTDPTRLDSFGSRARKMEDYLLGEEQVSKIQERTGYLFLEFKRKEQESYLTVGIGLQAKRGGSLGKWYFGITDGRRIGVDFSLFEELKREQLQPLSKRQLINRIAEGGKVMSSQKDYQEFVNERVFGFDSLGKFEDCIKLLMELRSPKLSREFTPTAIYNILTNSLPALKEDDLQPVSRTLEQIDASRERLGQFERESKAVSKIQQSYDSLYEEKLRQLANRWQENDRTTKQKQAKIEADAAKRDELSGILAALQKEQAELDLNLSLWRKEQDELKQNKAYQLIEKGTQLKNDLESSKNALQRYSDKVNKKETQVAETRNKLEGHIRDLERAEKELAALTDEMAEHAEGSGYLSEHEQHLADFERKTGEHSFDYWKSTNRDYLKHLRDMVSLFKELNATLSIQKRIDKELGDIAEKLEADRKNHRHWQGIFTDEKEKLISDFSHWQKQAHFTVPQNEYSEVLRRLEGLYAKTIQFTQVTEPIYKAANNEKQRVSNDLLPIRSQMEWIRNSITENEKEIRAWKNEKDPVPERTKASRNYREQLVQAGIVAEPFYSCIDFRSDLADEKRNAIESALMETGFLDALLSETSLDLEGDRQLLPNPQFFTQTLADFLVPDSSGRSLDAGYVQDILQSIAVIDGGESDSAAPIIVEDGSYRLFSLRGKADTDHQASYIGKASRERYRMEKIRSLEEEIDRLQEELQTSAEMESRLLAALAAIDADLTRLPIDKELAFANQNILEMEGEISRGENELARKQRELQEIKNQADNLRLTLHQKAKGNTIGFTLVEYEEAEKCQEDYQAAFQDWTGTVSDRKHIDDNRAGAEELLRVQREELQEMLAEFDEEAAKQHTLERQLASNLELQKINNVAEITERIEYCIRNIRKGGTRKESIQDERIEHNNKLTVISLNLKQIEEQIRFEKPYTQLWRDTFAKEVSRYGKGGDKVLAALAEDYLRNWTNQENRLTQLEGNLDAVHRQMESDLIDYRPKIIQDQIIVAPTWFNEFEAQDFRDKIEIWHHANQIRIYEVNSEGAWRSPDDLNKILEDQIEKTKMVLREDDKELFEQIIFHSIGNVLRTLIGNAQKWVSKMNDILEHQDNSSGLTLSIRWKPNAAESDDGLSTARLVELLRKDQNIIKESDREAIKQHFQGRIEQAKQMRDESNGEDSLYQVLQDVLDYRKWFSFELCYHRKNEVMKELSNNKFNQFSGGEKAIAMYLPLFTAMYSRYQDAGKDAPYIITLDEAFAGIDDLNIAELFKATEQLEFNYMMNSQALYGEYHTVSSLNTYELIRPKNAPTVSTIQYHWDGKVKTLMLPDEDDLFEDASPESAGGGQAG, encoded by the coding sequence GTGAACAAAACGAATAAATGGGTAATGAACAGAGCCGGACTCGTCAATTTCTGGTACTATGACGAACAATATTTTGATTTCGCAGATGGGAAACTGCTGTTGCGCGGTTCCAACGGATCGGGCAAATCGGTGACGATGCAGAGCTTGCTGCCTACTTTGTTGGATGGCAAGACGGACCCGACCCGTCTGGATTCCTTCGGCAGCCGCGCCAGAAAGATGGAAGATTATCTTTTGGGTGAGGAGCAGGTGTCGAAGATCCAGGAACGGACGGGTTATCTCTTCCTGGAATTCAAACGGAAAGAACAGGAATCCTATCTGACTGTCGGCATCGGTCTGCAGGCCAAACGGGGCGGCTCGCTGGGGAAATGGTACTTCGGCATCACCGACGGCAGGCGCATCGGCGTCGACTTCAGCCTGTTCGAGGAGCTGAAAAGAGAGCAACTGCAGCCTTTGTCCAAACGGCAATTGATTAATCGGATTGCAGAGGGCGGAAAAGTGATGAGCTCCCAGAAGGATTACCAGGAATTTGTGAATGAACGCGTTTTTGGCTTCGACAGCCTGGGGAAATTCGAGGATTGCATCAAGCTGTTGATGGAATTGCGCAGTCCTAAATTATCCAGGGAATTCACCCCAACAGCGATCTACAACATTTTGACGAATTCGCTACCCGCCTTGAAAGAAGATGATCTCCAGCCGGTTTCGCGGACATTGGAACAGATCGATGCCAGCCGTGAACGGCTCGGCCAGTTTGAGCGCGAATCGAAGGCGGTAAGCAAAATCCAACAGAGCTACGACAGCCTGTACGAAGAGAAATTGCGGCAGTTGGCGAACCGTTGGCAGGAAAACGACAGGACGACAAAGCAGAAGCAAGCCAAGATAGAGGCCGATGCGGCAAAACGGGATGAGCTCAGCGGCATTTTGGCTGCGTTGCAGAAGGAACAGGCCGAGCTGGACCTGAATCTTTCGCTCTGGCGGAAGGAACAGGATGAGCTGAAGCAGAATAAAGCCTATCAGCTGATCGAAAAGGGGACACAACTCAAGAATGATCTGGAGAGCAGTAAGAATGCTCTGCAAAGATACAGTGATAAGGTGAACAAAAAAGAAACTCAGGTTGCCGAAACCCGCAATAAGTTGGAAGGCCATATAAGAGATCTGGAACGGGCCGAAAAGGAATTGGCCGCTTTGACCGATGAAATGGCGGAACACGCGGAAGGCTCCGGCTATCTTTCCGAACATGAGCAGCATCTGGCTGACTTCGAAAGAAAGACAGGAGAACATTCCTTCGACTATTGGAAATCGACGAACCGCGACTATCTGAAGCATCTGCGCGACATGGTCTCGCTGTTCAAGGAACTGAACGCAACTTTGAGCATTCAGAAACGCATAGACAAGGAATTGGGCGACATAGCCGAAAAATTGGAAGCAGACCGTAAAAATCACCGCCATTGGCAGGGCATATTTACGGATGAAAAGGAAAAGCTGATCAGCGATTTCAGCCACTGGCAAAAGCAAGCGCATTTCACGGTGCCGCAAAACGAATACAGCGAGGTACTTCGCAGACTGGAAGGGCTGTATGCGAAAACGATCCAGTTTACTCAGGTCACTGAGCCGATTTATAAAGCCGCCAACAATGAAAAACAGCGCGTCAGCAATGATTTGCTGCCGATCAGAAGTCAGATGGAATGGATCAGGAATTCCATCACAGAGAACGAGAAGGAAATCCGCGCCTGGAAGAATGAGAAGGATCCGGTTCCGGAACGCACCAAAGCCAGCCGGAACTACCGCGAACAATTGGTGCAAGCGGGCATTGTGGCTGAACCTTTCTACTCCTGTATAGATTTCAGATCCGACTTGGCCGATGAGAAACGCAATGCCATCGAAAGCGCATTGATGGAGACAGGATTTTTGGATGCTTTGCTTTCTGAAACGAGTTTGGATTTGGAAGGCGACAGACAATTGTTGCCGAATCCGCAGTTCTTCACGCAGACATTGGCTGATTTCCTCGTCCCCGACAGCAGCGGGCGCAGTTTGGATGCCGGCTATGTGCAGGACATCCTCCAATCGATTGCAGTCATCGACGGCGGCGAGTCCGACTCCGCGGCTCCGATCATTGTGGAAGACGGAAGCTACCGCTTGTTTTCGCTGAGAGGGAAAGCGGACACGGACCATCAGGCTAGCTACATCGGCAAAGCCAGTCGGGAACGCTACAGGATGGAAAAGATCCGATCATTGGAGGAGGAAATCGATAGGCTGCAGGAAGAGCTGCAAACATCAGCTGAAATGGAAAGCCGATTGTTGGCAGCCTTGGCCGCAATCGATGCCGATCTGACGCGGCTTCCTATCGACAAGGAACTTGCCTTCGCCAACCAGAATATTTTGGAGATGGAAGGAGAAATCAGTCGCGGCGAAAACGAATTGGCGCGAAAACAAAGGGAACTGCAGGAAATCAAAAATCAGGCGGATAACTTAAGGCTCACGCTGCATCAAAAGGCTAAAGGCAATACGATCGGCTTTACCTTGGTTGAATACGAAGAGGCCGAAAAGTGCCAAGAAGATTATCAGGCTGCCTTCCAAGACTGGACGGGCACGGTCTCTGACCGGAAGCACATTGACGACAACAGAGCGGGAGCCGAAGAATTGCTGCGCGTGCAGCGTGAGGAACTCCAGGAAATGCTGGCGGAATTCGATGAAGAGGCAGCCAAGCAACATACGCTCGAACGGCAATTGGCTTCGAATCTGGAACTGCAGAAAATCAACAATGTCGCCGAAATCACCGAGCGGATCGAATACTGCATCCGGAACATCCGGAAAGGGGGAACCCGCAAGGAGTCTATCCAAGATGAGCGAATTGAACACAATAACAAGCTCACGGTCATCAGTCTGAACCTGAAACAAATCGAAGAACAGATCCGCTTCGAAAAACCGTACACGCAACTATGGCGGGATACCTTTGCGAAGGAAGTCTCCAGATACGGCAAAGGTGGGGATAAAGTTCTGGCTGCTTTAGCCGAAGACTACTTAAGGAATTGGACCAACCAAGAGAATCGCTTGACGCAGTTGGAAGGAAATCTGGATGCCGTCCATCGGCAAATGGAATCGGACCTGATTGACTATCGCCCGAAAATCATCCAGGATCAGATCATTGTGGCCCCGACTTGGTTCAACGAGTTCGAGGCCCAGGATTTCCGTGATAAGATTGAGATTTGGCATCACGCAAATCAAATCAGGATCTACGAAGTGAACTCGGAGGGTGCATGGAGAAGTCCGGATGACCTGAATAAAATCCTGGAGGACCAAATCGAAAAAACCAAGATGGTGCTGCGCGAGGACGATAAGGAATTGTTCGAACAGATCATTTTCCATTCGATCGGGAATGTATTGCGGACGCTAATCGGGAATGCCCAAAAATGGGTGTCCAAGATGAACGATATCCTCGAACATCAGGACAATTCTTCCGGGTTGACGCTTTCGATCAGATGGAAACCGAATGCGGCGGAAAGCGATGATGGCTTGTCGACGGCTCGTTTGGTGGAACTGTTGCGCAAAGACCAGAACATCATAAAGGAAAGCGATAGGGAAGCAATCAAGCAACATTTCCAGGGACGTATCGAGCAGGCTAAACAGATGCGCGACGAATCCAATGGCGAAGACAGTCTTTATCAGGTGTTGCAGGATGTGTTGGATTACCGGAAATGGTTTAGCTTCGAACTGTGTTATCACCGGAAAAACGAAGTCATGAAGGAACTTTCCAACAACAAGTTCAATCAGTTCAGCGGTGGCGAAAAAGCGATCGCGATGTATTTGCCGCTATTTACCGCCATGTACTCCCGCTATCAGGATGCCGGGAAGGACGCCCCTTACATCATCACGCTGGATGAGGCGTTTGCCGGCATCGACGATCTGAACATCGCCGAACTGTTCAAGGCCACGGAGCAACTGGAGTTCAATTATATGATGAATTCCCAGGCGCTCTACGGAGAATATCATACGGTCTCCAGCCTGAACACGTACGAACTGATCCGGCCCAAGAATGCGCCGACCGTCTCGACGATTCAGTACCACTGGGACGGGAAAGTGAAGACGCTGATGCTGCCTGATGAAGATGATCTTTTTGAAGATGCCAGTCCGGAAAGTGCTGGGGGTGGCCAAGCTGGATGA
- a CDS encoding TIGR02678 family protein, producing the protein MPASSEEIREGLSILFENFWIIRETDKDAYHQLLRIENDLKRVIQRNFGLRLIVHAKFIKLEKIPFESQDWMGITAFNEPMDYALFACAMAYTEDKSEGAAFLINELIDELDLFYPERGLLDWTNFNHRKSLVRVLNVMTDMQLIDTIEGKTDDFATSESNEVLYKVSPYSKYFMRSYPEDITQFQDWRELVQMEKERADDETSTIAFRRLMMEPAILRTEENDRLFYYLRNQQQYISAFFEKNTPYTFELTKDVAMLTLEERLKQQTYFPMLKSADESLLQLAEMVRTSDYAADAYGCIHLSKNQWLALIGQHATQNRQGWSKEYRESVDKKLAKLILENGIKWRFFEEDGDGNVTIFPTFARNTGRYPQDFLQKLLEENDLSEEEFDGDEGDSSEQNE; encoded by the coding sequence ATGCCGGCAAGCAGTGAGGAAATCCGCGAAGGACTCAGTATCCTTTTTGAAAATTTTTGGATCATACGGGAAACCGATAAGGACGCCTACCATCAGCTTTTGCGTATCGAAAACGACCTGAAACGCGTCATCCAGAGAAACTTCGGATTGCGCTTGATCGTGCATGCTAAATTCATCAAGCTGGAAAAAATCCCTTTCGAGTCCCAGGATTGGATGGGCATCACAGCTTTCAATGAGCCGATGGATTATGCCCTGTTTGCCTGCGCGATGGCCTATACGGAGGATAAAAGCGAAGGTGCAGCATTTCTGATCAATGAACTCATTGATGAACTGGACCTATTTTATCCTGAACGGGGCCTCCTGGACTGGACCAATTTCAACCACCGAAAAAGCCTAGTGCGCGTCCTGAACGTGATGACTGACATGCAATTGATCGATACGATCGAGGGGAAGACCGATGATTTCGCGACCTCCGAGTCCAATGAAGTCCTCTATAAAGTCAGTCCCTACAGCAAATATTTCATGCGTTCCTATCCGGAAGACATCACTCAATTCCAGGACTGGCGGGAATTGGTGCAAATGGAGAAGGAGCGCGCCGACGATGAAACAAGCACAATCGCTTTCAGGCGGTTGATGATGGAACCCGCCATCCTCCGCACCGAAGAAAATGACAGGCTGTTTTATTACCTGCGCAACCAGCAACAGTACATCAGTGCTTTTTTTGAAAAAAATACGCCTTACACCTTCGAGTTGACGAAGGACGTGGCGATGCTGACGCTGGAAGAACGCCTGAAGCAACAGACCTATTTCCCGATGCTGAAATCCGCAGACGAGAGCTTGCTGCAGTTGGCGGAGATGGTCCGCACTTCGGATTATGCAGCGGACGCATATGGGTGCATCCATTTATCAAAAAATCAATGGCTGGCTTTGATCGGACAGCATGCCACGCAGAATAGGCAGGGCTGGTCGAAGGAATACCGCGAGAGTGTTGACAAGAAATTAGCCAAACTGATACTGGAAAATGGCATCAAATGGCGTTTCTTTGAAGAAGATGGAGACGGGAACGTCACAATTTTCCCGACATTTGCGCGCAATACAGGTAGGTACCCGCAGGACTTCCTTCAGAAATTGCTGGAGGAAAACGATTTGTCTGAGGAAGAATTTGATGGAGATGAGGGAGACAGCAGTGAACAAAACGAATAA
- a CDS encoding TIGR02677 family protein produces the protein MYRYILMREQRITDINMESFLHTNHDQGVSILADAIEYSKINEASYLSADNFQRYRTIMHFFYQQHRKMNDLLYRGDVLEYMQSLAGFADYSEKELDQDLTSLVGWQNLETRQEMSEPKSIAEYKNKHFRYQISETSIAIEEMLEKLSGKTGHSRGALDKNTFERFLSAIRELDQQSDEKELFNIWQDTVTHFTSIKNNTSDYIGYLNSERTESQMQTEAFLVFKDQFVFYLRDFIVTMQNTSYQIQHALQGVSKEKLLLVARCVVNHEKEIPRFDETVLDEGKLTAELFGIWDTMLAWFIDGQGKSSEYSSLMKQTNQAISKITRMIQRFSDRMQQHQSRKKDYIHLADWFLNCRSVEEAHQLSSQVFGAFHSQHYYVKPSETSNKFADIWDIPATVHETIPRIRAYRERTSATAFTRNTQAKKEAVAAHLKQRQELEKSLQHYIQNGKIDLIEHPFMDASIRKLLLKWLSLSFQNEERTIATEFGQIFAIKVDRSVKVRLESEDGFLEMPNVVYMLIDKENTGGDRNAGKQ, from the coding sequence ATGTATCGTTATATTTTGATGCGGGAACAACGAATTACGGATATTAATATGGAAAGCTTTTTGCATACAAATCATGATCAAGGAGTGAGCATTCTGGCCGACGCAATCGAGTACAGTAAAATAAATGAAGCGAGTTATCTTTCCGCGGACAATTTCCAACGCTACCGCACCATCATGCACTTTTTCTATCAGCAGCATCGGAAAATGAACGATTTGCTGTACCGGGGGGACGTGCTGGAGTACATGCAGAGCCTTGCGGGTTTTGCGGATTACTCCGAAAAAGAATTGGATCAGGATCTGACTAGCCTGGTGGGGTGGCAAAATTTGGAGACGCGTCAGGAAATGAGCGAACCCAAAAGCATAGCGGAATACAAAAATAAACATTTCCGCTACCAGATTTCCGAAACCAGCATCGCGATCGAAGAGATGCTGGAAAAATTGAGCGGCAAGACCGGCCACAGCAGAGGGGCCTTGGATAAGAATACTTTTGAAAGGTTTCTTTCAGCCATAAGGGAGTTGGACCAACAATCCGACGAGAAGGAACTGTTCAATATTTGGCAGGATACCGTCACGCATTTTACGAGCATCAAAAACAACACATCCGATTACATCGGCTACCTGAACAGCGAGCGGACGGAAAGCCAGATGCAGACGGAGGCGTTCCTGGTCTTCAAAGATCAGTTCGTCTTTTATTTGCGGGACTTCATCGTCACAATGCAGAACACTTCCTATCAGATCCAGCACGCTTTGCAGGGCGTGTCCAAGGAAAAACTGTTGCTCGTCGCCAGATGCGTCGTCAACCATGAAAAAGAGATTCCCCGCTTCGATGAAACGGTTCTGGATGAGGGGAAACTGACGGCGGAACTTTTTGGGATTTGGGATACGATGCTTGCTTGGTTCATCGACGGGCAAGGTAAGTCAAGCGAATACAGTTCCTTGATGAAACAGACCAATCAGGCCATCAGCAAAATCACCCGGATGATCCAACGTTTCAGCGACCGCATGCAACAGCATCAGAGCCGGAAAAAGGACTATATCCATTTGGCTGATTGGTTCCTGAACTGCCGTTCTGTTGAAGAAGCGCATCAGCTTTCATCGCAGGTCTTCGGTGCTTTTCATTCGCAGCACTATTATGTGAAGCCCTCCGAAACCAGCAATAAATTTGCGGATATTTGGGACATTCCGGCAACCGTCCATGAAACGATTCCGCGGATCAGGGCGTACCGGGAACGGACAAGTGCGACGGCCTTCACCCGCAATACCCAAGCGAAGAAAGAAGCCGTAGCGGCACATCTGAAGCAACGGCAAGAACTCGAAAAATCCCTGCAGCACTATATCCAGAACGGAAAGATCGATCTGATCGAACATCCCTTTATGGATGCGTCGATCCGGAAATTGTTATTGAAATGGCTAAGCTTGTCTTTCCAGAATGAAGAGAGGACCATCGCAACCGAATTTGGCCAAATTTTCGCTATCAAGGTGGATAGGAGCGTAAAAGTCAGGTTGGAATCCGAAGACGGCTTCTTGGAGATGCCAAATGTGGTCTATATGCTAATCGACAAGGAAAATACAGGAGGTGACAGAAATGCCGGCAAGCAGTGA